The window TACATATAAGAAACAATTAATGCCATAAAATTGTATAGATATACATACATTATAGGTTGCTTATTTTCCTCCCATCCTTCAGGAGCAATACCATCATTCATGGTAGAATAGGAAAATACGACGGTAGACCTTTGAAACCATCCTCTCCCCAAATGCGCTTCTTTAGGACTATCAGCATTTACGTTGCAATGCACAAATGAATATCCAGAATCTTCATTTGCCTCTTTCTTTGCTTGTGCTGTTATTACTGTTTTATGTGTGTCTTTTAAAACATGTATATCTGATAGCTGCAGTTTCAATCTCAATCAATAACTCTAAAAAAACTATgtaaatgtatatgtatatgtatatttagATTATAAACGTTTACCAAATATAGAGACTTTCCACTTCCAAATATGAAGTCAACAGTGCCTTCAATGAAACAGTTCATAAACAAGTGTCCGCCCTTGTCATCACAGAGTGTGTCTTGGAATCCAATAAATTTGCATTCATAAAACGCTGCATAATCTCCTGAAGCTCTTAAAGCAACTGCTTGAGCTCCTGCACTGCCTTTCTTTGTATCTTCGGCAGTTGGTCGTGGTGCcgtattcttaaaaataatattataggAGATGAAGTAATCAGATTCGATGATGACAGAGGCACTATCTAATGTTCCAAATTTGGCGGCTGTGCCACCGGCTTGTAAGGTGGTTCCAGGTTCTCCATAAAATGTAATGAAAGGCTTAGTTCTTTCTACTTTGATCTTTTCATTATATTCTCCTTTAGCAAGGTTGATGATTACACGACCTTTATTTCCTGATGGAACACTCGCTATTGCTTTGGTTATAGTCTTGAAATCTCCATTTGGACCCACCTTAATTACTTTTCTAGTCTTCTCTGCTTCTTGCAATACTGGATTAAGTTGGGTTGACTTTACATTTTGCTCGAACCAAGCTTTTACTCCCGCTTTCTCAGCAGGAATCGGTGCTACATCATCACACATTACTTTCATACACATAACAAGAATTGTCAAGATGACAAATTCAACATAACTCTTTCCTCGTCCTATTTTTCTCTATTTATTATCTTTATCTGCTAcaactattttttctttttttatgttttatgttcTTTGTGAGGAACACTTCAATTATATAGCGGATTGAAAACCATAATGACCTAAAGTACATGTGATTTGGAGATTGTTTCGTTGTTGGATGTATACTAAGTAAAATTAGCTTTTTTAGAAACTTCACACTATAAATAGTTTTAATGTATtagaaaatttattaaaatagatttttttttgaagaaaatttACTAAAATAGATAAACATCCATTATATGAAATTTCTTTTTCGAGAACTTATGGTAAGTTatttaaaaatgatataaatcattcaaaattaaacaaatcatTAAAATTTAGTTATACCCACCAATTTAAAGTTGGCTCGAATGGTTTAAGGGCTTCAAGTCCCTTACACTATATCTCGAGTTTGAGTTCGAGTCTTAACCGATGATCATCGAACTGAGAAATCagataaactataaaaatataatgggctaaggtgcaaaaatacccctaacgttttgggtaaggagcaattttacccctaacgttagaaGCCAAGAGGAATTTTACACCTAACTTTGAAAAAAtttgtcaatttcagacactattataaaacaaagatattgttgttccttattctgcaccaattgtataacaattcgttctaaaaaaggatttcatgtcttttgtctaattcgtacaaaaagacagtatattttttatttttttcacatcccaacatatgtttctgatttgttactaataaaatgatgcatgtagatgataagattcatgaccgagaagacagtttgatgaattatttcttaaattgaccaaatttatcaacgttaggagtaaaattgctattggcttctaacgttatgggtaaaattgctcctcacccataacgttagaggtatttttacaccttaatccaaaaataatttagtCATAACATGTTAGTCcatgaaataaattttatttgttagaaGCATTTTgtaggtaaattacatacgtggtgtataaCATTTGTCATCTTTcatattttggtgtacaactttcatTTTTGCACACAAAACTAAACAATCTTTTGGTGACTCCCACTAAAGTATACAGCCGGTAATTGTGATCGGTCAATGCGAAAATCAACATGTCACATCAGCAATTTGACATTTCTAAATGTCAACGCACCAAAAGATTGTACAGTTTTgaatgcaaaattgaaggttgtacatgAAAGTGTGAAAGAGTATAAAGGTTGTACATCACGTATGTAGTTTACCCTAAATTTTATTGTAAATTTGG is drawn from Euphorbia lathyris chromosome 9, ddEupLath1.1, whole genome shotgun sequence and contains these coding sequences:
- the LOC136205251 gene encoding pectinesterase PPME1-like — its product is MCMKVMCDDVAPIPAEKAGVKAWFEQNVKSTQLNPVLQEAEKTRKVIKVGPNGDFKTITKAIASVPSGNKGRVIINLAKGEYNEKIKVERTKPFITFYGEPGTTLQAGGTAAKFGTLDSASVIIESDYFISYNIIFKNTAPRPTAEDTKKGSAGAQAVALRASGDYAAFYECKFIGFQDTLCDDKGGHLFMNCFIEGTVDFIFGSGKSLYLLSDIHVLKDTHKTVITAQAKKEANEDSGYSFVHCNVNADSPKEAHLGRGWFQRSTVVFSYSTMNDGIAPEGWEENKQPIMTLYFAEFQNQGPGATPEARAPFTKKLDATTANLI